From a single Paenibacillus sp. FSL W8-0426 genomic region:
- a CDS encoding ammonium transporter, with product MTIEILGSGLNTIWVVLSAAMILLMEGGFALLEAGFVRYKNSVNIIMKVFADITIGTLLFYAIGFGLMYGSDAGGIVGITGFFLNGDLSHLEVPVSLETFWLFQAAFTIAVISIVSGAVAERIHFRAYLLYIILMTAVIYPIGGHWAWGGGWLSSLGMQDFAGSAVIHALGGFSALAAAMIIGPRKGKYTAQGVSAIALPSNLPLASVGAFLLWFGWFGFNAGSTLSATDVRIGHIAIVTMLSAAAGGASTLLYTLFRYNRSDAPSVINGSLAGLVGITAGCAFVGDLAAILIGAVSGLLMMAATNWLDRRKIDDPVGAFPVHAVSGMWGTIAVGLFATEGGLFTGGGWKLLGVQALGLVALVLWGFIMTWLGLKLIGKLVPVRSTEEEEELGLDISYHGVMAAHQSHEFLDGEEHIIGYRNGRTD from the coding sequence ATGACGATAGAGATATTGGGCTCGGGCCTTAATACGATTTGGGTCGTGCTCAGCGCGGCCATGATACTGCTTATGGAGGGCGGGTTCGCCCTGCTTGAGGCAGGTTTTGTCCGATATAAAAACAGCGTGAACATTATTATGAAGGTGTTTGCTGACATTACGATCGGCACGCTGCTGTTCTATGCGATCGGGTTCGGGTTGATGTACGGCTCGGATGCCGGAGGCATTGTGGGTATCACCGGTTTTTTCCTGAACGGGGATCTTTCTCACCTGGAAGTTCCTGTATCGCTGGAGACATTTTGGCTGTTTCAGGCAGCATTCACGATTGCAGTCATTTCCATCGTGTCCGGTGCGGTGGCTGAACGGATCCATTTCAGGGCATATCTGCTGTACATCATTCTGATGACCGCAGTGATCTATCCGATCGGCGGCCATTGGGCCTGGGGCGGAGGCTGGCTGAGCAGCCTCGGCATGCAGGATTTTGCGGGTTCGGCGGTCATCCATGCCTTGGGCGGGTTCTCGGCACTGGCGGCAGCAATGATCATCGGCCCGCGCAAAGGCAAATATACGGCACAGGGCGTAAGTGCCATCGCGCTGCCGAGCAATTTGCCGCTGGCTTCCGTCGGCGCGTTTCTGCTGTGGTTCGGCTGGTTCGGCTTCAATGCCGGCAGCACGCTGAGCGCCACGGACGTGCGCATCGGCCATATTGCCATCGTGACGATGCTGTCCGCAGCGGCAGGCGGGGCGTCAACGCTGCTCTACACGCTGTTCCGCTATAACCGTTCGGATGCCCCCTCGGTCATCAACGGCTCCCTTGCCGGGCTGGTCGGGATAACCGCAGGGTGCGCTTTCGTTGGCGATCTGGCCGCCATTCTGATCGGCGCGGTCTCCGGCCTGCTTATGATGGCGGCCACGAATTGGCTGGATCGGCGAAAGATCGACGATCCGGTGGGCGCTTTTCCGGTCCATGCCGTTTCAGGCATGTGGGGCACGATTGCCGTCGGATTGTTTGCCACGGAAGGCGGCCTTTTTACAGGCGGAGGCTGGAAGCTTCTTGGCGTACAGGCATTGGGTCTAGTCGCCTTGGTGTTATGGGGATTCATCATGACCTGGCTTGGACTGAAGCTGATCGGTAAACTTGTTCCCGTTCGCTCGACTGAGGAGGAGGAGGAGCTTGGACTGGACATTAGCTACCATGGCGTCATGGCTGCTCACCAGTCGCATGAATTCCTGGACGGAGAGGAACATATTATCGGTTATCGGAACGGGCGGACCGATTGA
- a CDS encoding YwqG family protein — MIKPEQCERLNRKARQVLGDYGLDAAADLLLSAGRWGIRLDANAPDEYRRTGNSRAGGDPDLPDDMEWPVTKDGIPMTFLAQLNLVDLTPYTPNNGRGSLPERGMLYFFIGVDEPAYNIEHRVIYEPNTQDLNRRTPEGKTALDTEFEPHCVTVLPNLELPTYAYVDTKALNALAVPSSGQDDAGEELFNRYIEFESDWNHPSDQTWGGMFGYPDGQHPDAEHQALLQILLGEEYDYNEQECMRKLKAHFDGDEQRVARELDDTLLLLKMDTHDGIGFQWWDCGELQFYIRKEDLLAGRFERTYCSIYSS, encoded by the coding sequence ATGATTAAACCTGAACAATGTGAGCGTCTGAACCGCAAAGCACGTCAAGTGCTGGGGGACTACGGTCTTGATGCCGCTGCTGATCTTTTGTTGTCCGCTGGACGTTGGGGAATTCGCCTCGATGCAAACGCGCCGGACGAGTACCGGAGAACCGGGAACTCGCGTGCCGGAGGTGACCCTGATTTGCCGGACGATATGGAGTGGCCGGTGACCAAGGATGGAATTCCGATGACTTTTTTAGCCCAGTTGAATCTGGTGGATCTTACTCCCTATACGCCGAATAACGGGCGGGGGAGCTTGCCGGAGCGCGGGATGTTATACTTTTTTATCGGCGTGGATGAGCCGGCGTACAATATCGAGCATCGTGTCATTTACGAGCCGAATACTCAAGATTTGAATCGGCGCACACCGGAAGGGAAAACCGCGCTGGACACTGAATTCGAGCCCCACTGCGTCACCGTGCTGCCTAATCTTGAACTACCTACATATGCCTATGTGGATACGAAAGCGCTGAACGCGCTTGCGGTTCCGTCATCCGGTCAGGATGATGCGGGCGAGGAGCTGTTTAACAGGTACATTGAATTCGAATCCGACTGGAACCACCCGAGCGACCAGACTTGGGGAGGCATGTTCGGGTATCCTGACGGACAGCATCCGGATGCGGAGCATCAGGCGCTGCTGCAAATTTTGTTGGGAGAAGAGTACGATTATAACGAACAGGAATGCATGCGCAAGCTGAAGGCGCATTTTGATGGAGACGAACAGCGCGTAGCACGCGAGTTGGACGATACGCTGCTGCTGCTGAAGATGGATACCCATGACGGCATCGGCTTTCAGTGGTGGGACTGCGGCGAGCTTCAATTCTATATTCGCAAGGAAGATTTGCTGGCAGGCCGTTTTGAACGTACGTACTGTTCGATTTATTCCAGCTGA
- a CDS encoding DinB family protein encodes MIESVFKHIDAAIDSLLDICDQLSEEELAMTPIEGKRSLGELLSHMSLICRADLYISEGASLAQMQSFYETNSPRTIDEIKKAFLHNRTYLHLRYCRFTTEDLLKVTESYWGASYSRLEWLLEIMGHLYHHRGQLYTMLALTGKEQKVAVLQ; translated from the coding sequence TTGATAGAATCCGTGTTCAAACATATTGATGCTGCAATAGACTCGCTGCTTGACATCTGCGATCAACTGTCAGAGGAAGAGCTGGCCATGACTCCGATCGAAGGAAAGCGGTCTTTGGGAGAGCTGTTGTCGCATATGTCCTTGATCTGCCGAGCAGACTTATACATATCCGAAGGGGCCTCCCTTGCGCAGATGCAATCGTTTTATGAAACGAATTCCCCGCGTACAATCGACGAGATCAAGAAGGCGTTTTTGCATAACAGGACATATTTGCACTTGAGATACTGCCGATTTACGACCGAAGATCTGTTAAAGGTCACGGAATCGTATTGGGGAGCCTCGTATAGCCGTCTGGAGTGGCTGCTTGAAATCATGGGCCACCTTTATCATCATAGGGGGCAGCTGTACACCATGCTTGCTTTGACCGGCAAGGAACAGAAAGTGGCGGTTCTTCAATGA
- a CDS encoding aminoglycoside phosphotransferase family protein: MELGNSHDRLLDALRVVPELRQATAIEPILKGYSPDRKFKVTVPSQGQYLVRTYDSSQESKKQAEFQWMHGARQIGVMSQLPVAMGRLDEGQGYMVLSYIEGEDASDVLPRLSEKVQRDIGMQAGAQLRMLHRLQVRDQPESWFVRKSKKHRRYMEKYVQCPIVMKRDESILAFIDSRLHLMKHRPDRFQHDDFHPGNLIVKDGRLAGIIDFSRFDQGDPIHEFLKLGLFGVEASIPYAIGQVEGYCGGNRPDETFWALYSLYLAMALVSSVVWIQQVKPEETDDMMAKIERVREEHDDFRRIVPRWYNESS, from the coding sequence TTGGAACTGGGCAATTCACATGACCGATTGCTGGATGCGCTAAGGGTTGTGCCGGAATTACGGCAGGCCACGGCGATTGAGCCGATTTTGAAAGGGTACTCGCCGGACCGGAAGTTCAAAGTGACTGTTCCCTCGCAGGGCCAGTATCTTGTACGTACCTATGATTCGAGCCAAGAGTCGAAGAAACAGGCCGAGTTTCAATGGATGCACGGTGCCAGGCAGATAGGTGTGATGAGTCAGTTACCCGTAGCGATGGGGAGGCTGGATGAGGGACAAGGGTATATGGTACTGAGCTATATTGAAGGCGAGGATGCTTCTGACGTACTCCCCCGGTTATCGGAGAAAGTACAACGGGATATCGGAATGCAGGCCGGCGCGCAGTTGAGAATGCTCCATCGCCTTCAGGTTCGGGATCAGCCCGAATCATGGTTTGTCCGCAAAAGCAAAAAGCATCGACGCTATATGGAGAAGTATGTTCAATGCCCCATCGTGATGAAACGGGATGAATCCATCCTGGCCTTTATTGACAGCCGCTTGCATTTGATGAAACATCGTCCGGATCGGTTTCAGCACGATGATTTTCATCCTGGAAACCTGATCGTAAAGGATGGCAGATTAGCCGGGATCATCGACTTTAGCCGTTTTGATCAAGGCGACCCGATACACGAGTTTTTGAAACTGGGATTGTTCGGGGTAGAAGCCAGCATTCCCTATGCCATTGGACAAGTGGAAGGTTATTGTGGGGGGAACCGGCCTGATGAGACGTTCTGGGCGTTGTATTCGTTGTACTTGGCGATGGCGCTTGTCTCCTCGGTGGTCTGGATTCAACAAGTGAAGCCGGAGGAAACAGATGACATGATGGCCAAGATCGAGCGGGTTCGCGAGGAACATGACGATTTTCGCAGAATCGTTCCCCGGTGGTATAATGAATCATCATGA
- a CDS encoding response regulator transcription factor, with amino-acid sequence MNHHESWNERNSDVAEPATILLVDDEHEIIKLMEIYFGNEGYRILTAHDGVEALEQLRKERVDLIVLDVMMPNMDGIEACMKIREEQKMPIIMLSAKSMDMDKIMGLSIGADDYVTKPFNPLELVARAKSQLRRYYQFNEGREKRKHELTIDELVINTDTHEVWVDEQPVHLTPREFAVLELLARHQGSVLSMEQIYQQVWKEEYMESSNTVMVHIRKIREKIEPDKKNPKFIQTVWGVGYKMIKPQ; translated from the coding sequence ATGAATCATCATGAATCGTGGAACGAAAGGAATAGTGACGTGGCAGAGCCAGCAACCATTTTGCTCGTGGATGACGAGCATGAAATCATCAAATTGATGGAAATTTATTTCGGTAACGAAGGGTACCGCATTCTTACGGCCCATGACGGGGTCGAAGCCCTTGAACAATTGAGAAAAGAGCGGGTGGATCTCATCGTCCTCGACGTGATGATGCCCAACATGGACGGCATTGAAGCATGCATGAAAATTCGCGAGGAACAAAAAATGCCGATCATCATGCTTTCCGCCAAAAGCATGGATATGGATAAAATCATGGGGCTGAGCATCGGAGCTGACGACTATGTCACGAAGCCATTTAATCCTTTGGAACTCGTGGCTCGGGCAAAATCGCAGCTGCGCAGATACTACCAATTTAATGAAGGCCGGGAAAAAAGGAAACATGAGCTCACCATCGACGAATTGGTCATCAATACCGATACGCATGAAGTGTGGGTCGATGAACAGCCGGTTCATCTTACGCCGCGCGAGTTTGCGGTACTCGAATTGTTGGCCCGCCACCAAGGCTCTGTGCTCAGCATGGAGCAAATATACCAACAGGTCTGGAAAGAAGAATACATGGAATCAAGCAACACGGTGATGGTACATATCCGCAAAATTCGCGAAAAGATTGAACCGGACAAAAAAAATCCGAAATTCATCCAGACGGTGTGGGGCGTCGGCTATAAAATGATCAAACCACAATAA
- a CDS encoding HAMP domain-containing sensor histidine kinase: MNSKLINTVRWKFIYAFLLSGILTAAILYGGNLIVQSILAAQTYPNYSAPARGIRWLINYIGSVPLMIVVGVLGFVLFFFLLTRRIMLVLDEITEGIQEVAKGELAHRIEVKTSDEFGVVAASINQMAERLEKSLQEERSAVAAKNELITGISHDLRTPLTSILGFLEYIEKDRYRDEIELRHYVSIAYDKSLTLRKLIDDLFEYTRVSGGGLPLSFVPLNLWPFLMQLAEEFAPMLEEAGMTYSFVGDQQEVWIEAAPGELVRAYENLLSNAIRYGARGKLVEIAIAAEENEAVVRISNYGDPIPAQDLPHLFERFYRVDKSRSRETGGTGLGLAIAKSMVELHHGTIMATSENGRTDFVTRFPLVLRK; this comes from the coding sequence ATGAATTCAAAGTTGATAAATACGGTACGCTGGAAGTTCATCTATGCCTTTTTGCTGAGCGGCATTCTAACAGCAGCCATTTTGTACGGGGGCAACCTGATTGTGCAATCCATACTTGCAGCGCAAACATATCCGAACTATTCTGCCCCCGCACGGGGAATTCGGTGGTTGATCAACTACATCGGGTCCGTCCCGCTCATGATTGTGGTTGGCGTTCTCGGCTTTGTGTTGTTTTTCTTTCTGTTGACGCGCAGAATTATGCTTGTGCTGGACGAGATTACGGAAGGCATTCAGGAAGTCGCCAAGGGAGAATTGGCCCACCGGATTGAGGTGAAGACGTCGGATGAGTTCGGCGTGGTTGCTGCAAGTATCAATCAGATGGCTGAGCGGCTGGAAAAGTCGCTGCAGGAGGAACGCAGCGCCGTTGCTGCCAAAAATGAGCTGATTACAGGCATTTCCCATGACCTGCGGACACCGCTGACGTCCATTCTCGGATTTTTGGAGTATATTGAGAAGGATCGTTATCGGGACGAAATTGAGCTTCGTCACTACGTCAGCATTGCCTACGACAAATCGTTGACGCTGCGCAAGTTGATTGACGATTTGTTCGAGTATACCCGCGTAAGCGGGGGAGGATTGCCGTTATCCTTTGTTCCGCTTAACCTTTGGCCTTTTTTGATGCAGCTTGCGGAAGAATTCGCGCCAATGCTGGAAGAGGCGGGCATGACCTATAGCTTTGTTGGCGACCAGCAAGAGGTATGGATTGAGGCTGCCCCGGGAGAGTTGGTGCGCGCATATGAGAATTTGCTCAGCAATGCGATACGCTACGGGGCGAGAGGGAAACTTGTGGAGATCGCGATTGCTGCCGAAGAGAACGAAGCCGTGGTGCGAATCAGCAATTATGGCGATCCGATTCCTGCCCAGGACTTGCCTCATCTGTTTGAACGGTTCTATCGGGTGGACAAATCCCGGTCGCGTGAAACGGGTGGGACAGGACTTGGGCTCGCGATTGCCAAATCGATGGTCGAGCTGCATCATGGCACGATTATGGCGACAAGCGAGAACGGTCGAACGGATTTTGTTACCCGTTTTCCGCTCGTTTTAAGAAAATGA
- a CDS encoding PBP1A family penicillin-binding protein, with protein MHKRWLYRIYDVSVLIVFLMAMACAYMLIYGEVVVRGNPPALSKVSSTTILNAEDEEVAKLRTDYKGYAEYARLEEMPKLLIDAFLATEDRRFYSHHGMDVIGIGRALLQNTLHMDISQGGSSITQQLARNLYLNGNKTLIRKVNEASIAFALEKRYAKDDILEMYLNRIYMGRQQYGVKAAAWRYFGVRDLNELSIGQIASLVGMPKGPSIYNPVDDPRRSEQRRDVVLTIMHEQGLITRREMEEAKRAEYETSSSKAAMDEDGEPAYISALDAVLEEASQLTGRSKEQIQNAGWTIRTGLDDTAQLAMESVFQDSSRFRDDRADEQVQAGMVIVDQHNGEVKAMMGGRDPVAGGINRATADVRQPGSVFKPVIAYGPALESGRYSPNSMLPDKPLRYGGYQPRNPGGHYRGSVTMMQAVEKSINSTAVWLVNENGLDESRQFAERLGIALGDEDRNLSIALGGLHKGVSPLKMAQAYAVFANGGKFNTAHLIRDITDAQGKKVVEYRPENKSVISSRTAAEMTKMLQRVVSQGTGKRARLIGHPVAGKTGTTQAGVSGAGQGANRDLWFAGYTDRWTAAVWMGFDHTDRDHYMTAGSGDAAELFAAVMKRALP; from the coding sequence ATGCACAAGCGTTGGTTGTACCGGATTTATGATGTATCCGTTCTAATCGTGTTTTTGATGGCGATGGCTTGCGCCTATATGTTGATTTACGGTGAGGTGGTGGTGCGCGGCAATCCGCCCGCATTATCCAAGGTTTCTTCAACGACGATCCTTAACGCGGAGGATGAAGAAGTAGCGAAGCTGCGTACCGACTATAAGGGATATGCGGAGTATGCCCGTTTGGAGGAAATGCCGAAACTGCTCATCGATGCGTTCCTTGCCACGGAGGATCGGCGCTTCTATAGTCATCATGGAATGGACGTCATCGGAATTGGCAGGGCGCTGCTGCAAAATACGCTGCATATGGATATTAGTCAGGGCGGGAGTTCCATTACCCAACAACTGGCCAGGAACCTGTATTTGAATGGCAACAAAACGCTCATTCGCAAAGTGAATGAAGCGTCCATTGCCTTTGCGCTCGAAAAGAGGTATGCCAAGGATGACATTCTGGAAATGTACCTGAACCGCATTTATATGGGTCGCCAGCAGTACGGCGTGAAGGCTGCTGCCTGGAGATATTTCGGGGTAAGGGATCTGAACGAGCTCAGCATCGGACAGATTGCCTCGTTGGTTGGAATGCCCAAAGGTCCTTCGATTTACAATCCTGTCGATGACCCTCGGCGATCGGAGCAAAGAAGGGACGTCGTTTTGACCATTATGCACGAGCAAGGCCTGATTACAAGGAGAGAGATGGAAGAAGCAAAGCGTGCCGAATACGAAACGTCGTCATCGAAGGCGGCAATGGACGAGGATGGGGAACCGGCCTACATATCTGCTCTGGATGCGGTATTGGAGGAAGCATCGCAGTTGACGGGCAGAAGCAAGGAACAGATTCAGAATGCCGGATGGACGATTCGCACAGGCCTGGACGATACGGCCCAACTTGCGATGGAAAGCGTGTTTCAGGACTCGTCCCGTTTTCGGGACGACCGGGCGGATGAACAGGTGCAAGCGGGTATGGTTATCGTGGATCAACATAATGGGGAAGTAAAAGCCATGATGGGGGGCCGCGATCCGGTCGCAGGGGGCATCAACCGTGCCACGGCGGATGTCAGGCAACCAGGCTCTGTTTTCAAACCCGTGATTGCGTACGGTCCAGCGCTCGAATCCGGGAGGTATTCGCCGAACAGCATGCTGCCCGATAAACCTCTTCGTTACGGCGGCTACCAGCCCCGCAACCCGGGAGGGCATTATCGCGGGAGCGTGACCATGATGCAAGCGGTGGAGAAGTCGATCAACAGTACGGCAGTATGGCTGGTCAACGAAAACGGGCTGGATGAATCGCGACAGTTCGCTGAACGGCTAGGCATCGCACTGGGGGATGAGGACCGGAACCTGTCCATTGCACTCGGTGGACTCCATAAGGGGGTATCACCGTTGAAGATGGCCCAAGCTTATGCCGTATTTGCCAATGGAGGCAAATTCAATACGGCGCATCTGATTCGCGATATTACGGATGCTCAGGGAAAGAAAGTGGTTGAGTACCGGCCTGAAAACAAATCGGTGATCTCTTCCCGAACTGCTGCGGAAATGACGAAGATGCTGCAACGCGTAGTCAGCCAGGGCACAGGGAAACGGGCCCGGCTAATCGGTCATCCGGTTGCAGGCAAAACGGGAACGACTCAGGCGGGGGTTTCCGGAGCCGGGCAGGGAGCGAACCGGGACTTGTGGTTTGCGGGTTATACGGATCGTTGGACAGCCGCTGTATGGATGGGGTTTGATCATACGGATCGCGACCATTACATGACGGCCGGCAGCGGCGATGCGGCAGAGCTCTTCGCGGCAGTCATGAAGCGTGCGCTGCCGTAA
- a CDS encoding threonine/serine exporter family protein: protein MLHVLEQALTSFIASAAFGIIFNAPRRMLLHGGFVGMIGWLIYVALEYAADAVPATLAATIAVGVISQWFARMFRSPVIIFSVAGIIPLVPGGLAYNAMRNFVQNDYNTAMEMAAKALMLSGAIAVGLVLSEVLNQTIRRLSSRSAHAKR from the coding sequence ATGCTTCATGTTTTGGAACAAGCGCTGACCAGTTTTATCGCGTCCGCTGCGTTCGGCATCATTTTCAATGCGCCACGGCGCATGCTTCTCCACGGCGGCTTCGTCGGCATGATCGGCTGGCTAATCTATGTTGCGCTGGAATATGCCGCAGATGCCGTACCCGCAACGCTTGCGGCCACCATCGCGGTCGGCGTCATCAGCCAATGGTTTGCCCGCATGTTCCGGTCTCCCGTCATTATTTTCAGCGTCGCAGGCATCATCCCGCTCGTCCCAGGGGGGCTTGCCTACAACGCCATGCGCAATTTCGTGCAAAACGACTACAACACGGCCATGGAGATGGCCGCCAAAGCGTTGATGTTGTCAGGAGCGATTGCGGTAGGACTCGTATTATCCGAGGTGCTGAATCAAACCATCCGGCGGTTGTCCTCCAGGTCTGCGCACGCCAAACGATAA
- a CDS encoding threonine/serine exporter family protein — translation MKYMQSDTETSLSNPRESTPPANHAAEQSRVIAICLLAGKIMLQSGGETYRVEDTMKRMAAALGLPHSHSYVVPTGIFFSADATEPAKLIRISERTTNLYKVSEVNAVSRRIGQGELTVEEAYELLQRIEGQPSSYSTAVQLAAAAFSSGCFTIMFGGTWGDFLPALLCGGVGYAAVIAFHRLVLVKFFAELSASFVVGLLAFLLVYIGAGHERDKIIIGSVMPLVPGLLITNAVRDLMAGHLVSGLSKGAEAFLTAFAIGTGIAVVFSFWA, via the coding sequence TTGAAATATATGCAATCAGACACTGAAACGTCTCTTTCAAATCCAAGGGAATCTACTCCCCCTGCTAATCATGCTGCAGAGCAGTCGCGCGTTATCGCCATATGCCTGCTTGCGGGCAAAATCATGCTGCAAAGCGGAGGCGAAACCTACCGGGTGGAAGATACGATGAAACGTATGGCGGCGGCACTGGGACTGCCCCATTCCCATAGTTATGTCGTGCCGACAGGCATTTTTTTCTCGGCGGACGCCACCGAACCGGCCAAGCTGATTCGCATTTCGGAACGGACGACCAACCTGTACAAAGTGTCTGAAGTGAATGCCGTCTCCCGCCGCATCGGCCAAGGGGAATTGACCGTGGAGGAAGCCTATGAGCTGCTGCAGCGGATCGAAGGACAACCTTCTTCCTATTCCACGGCCGTACAGTTAGCTGCTGCAGCGTTTTCCAGCGGTTGTTTTACGATTATGTTCGGCGGCACATGGGGCGATTTCCTGCCTGCCCTCTTGTGCGGCGGCGTCGGTTATGCCGCAGTCATCGCCTTTCATCGGCTCGTATTGGTCAAATTTTTCGCCGAGCTTAGCGCCTCGTTTGTCGTTGGCCTGCTCGCCTTTCTGCTGGTGTACATCGGCGCCGGACATGAGCGGGACAAAATCATTATCGGTTCGGTCATGCCGCTGGTACCGGGTCTGCTCATCACAAATGCCGTGCGCGATCTGATGGCCGGACATCTCGTATCAGGATTGTCCAAAGGGGCCGAGGCGTTCCTGACCGCCTTTGCCATCGGCACGGGCATCGCAGTCGTATTTTCATTTTGGGCGTAA
- a CDS encoding acetyl-CoA acetyltransferase has protein sequence MSETPSTPTAVIVYQAHTPLLQSVQQTRNALHQTVRQYTGRKVQVQNIDGQVWEGVIVSADRGILYLQVTPMHGYPEPRALFGPTILPLVLYELLVITLLM, from the coding sequence ATGTCCGAAACGCCATCCACGCCGACAGCAGTCATTGTGTATCAGGCCCATACGCCATTGCTTCAATCGGTTCAACAGACGCGAAATGCGCTTCATCAGACCGTTCGCCAGTATACCGGTCGGAAGGTTCAAGTCCAGAACATTGACGGGCAAGTCTGGGAAGGCGTCATTGTCAGCGCCGACCGCGGCATCCTTTACCTTCAGGTTACGCCCATGCATGGATATCCGGAGCCGCGCGCGTTGTTCGGTCCAACCATCCTGCCTCTGGTGCTGTATGAGCTGCTGGTCATTACGTTGCTGATGTAA
- a CDS encoding DUF4179 domain-containing protein: MTDENKTFEALERRLHARKAEYDAIPVPDEIAHLAVQSGIRKATRNRKSRLRWGLSGLSAACIILLFTGCIRVSPAFASFVEQLPGMEGIVNLIRQDKGLQLAVDQSLLQTVNITDEHDGISVTVNGVITDDARMVIFYTMKGVSNREGGLYDIQLQDEHGEGLSVGMSYESPRQTGSTDTYEGYIDAFMSEEAVKPDKITIQFQSRDTAQPGTWSVTFPVDYSLTKGMKKTIPIHQTATIDGQRIEFGEAVLYPTRLKLDVKFDPDNSKEIFGLRNLQLVDEQGRAWRTNLATSSGDERSIFFESMYFAIPKKLTLQGSGLSALDKTDLDVTIDLKTGRLEGGPKGLTFADSEVKGRDRVLEFHLSHFQNGVSPLTFSTAADEQGKHYVIPNTSWEAPDQGEAAAWYTIENGASIKGKLTLRIGSYPMESSSPFSLDIPLE; the protein is encoded by the coding sequence ATGACCGATGAAAATAAAACGTTCGAAGCGTTGGAACGGCGGCTGCATGCTCGCAAAGCGGAGTATGACGCGATCCCTGTGCCCGATGAAATCGCTCACCTTGCTGTACAATCGGGCATTCGCAAAGCTACACGGAATCGCAAGTCCAGGCTTCGCTGGGGCCTGAGCGGGCTTTCGGCGGCATGTATTATACTGCTGTTTACGGGCTGTATTCGCGTGTCGCCCGCATTCGCCTCGTTTGTGGAGCAGCTGCCGGGCATGGAAGGGATCGTGAACCTGATTCGCCAAGACAAAGGCTTGCAGTTGGCCGTAGATCAGTCATTGTTACAGACGGTGAATATCACCGACGAGCATGACGGGATCTCTGTGACCGTAAACGGCGTGATCACCGATGACGCACGCATGGTTATTTTTTACACGATGAAAGGGGTAAGCAATCGCGAGGGCGGCTTGTACGACATCCAATTGCAGGATGAACATGGCGAAGGGCTTTCGGTCGGGATGAGTTACGAATCCCCGAGACAAACCGGCAGTACGGATACGTATGAAGGATATATTGATGCATTCATGTCGGAAGAAGCCGTGAAGCCTGATAAAATCACGATACAATTCCAATCGAGAGACACAGCTCAACCCGGAACCTGGAGCGTTACGTTCCCCGTTGATTACAGCCTTACCAAGGGCATGAAAAAGACGATTCCGATTCACCAAACCGCAACGATCGACGGCCAGCGAATCGAGTTTGGCGAAGCTGTACTCTATCCCACCCGACTTAAGCTCGACGTCAAATTCGACCCGGACAATTCAAAGGAGATTTTCGGTCTTCGCAATCTACAGCTGGTTGATGAGCAAGGGCGCGCATGGCGAACCAACCTGGCCACATCCAGTGGTGACGAGCGCTCCATCTTTTTTGAAAGCATGTACTTTGCGATTCCGAAGAAATTGACGCTTCAGGGTTCGGGGTTATCCGCGCTGGACAAAACGGATTTGGATGTCACGATTGATCTGAAAACAGGACGCCTCGAAGGCGGGCCGAAAGGTTTGACGTTTGCGGATAGCGAAGTCAAAGGCAGAGATCGCGTTCTTGAATTCCATCTTTCCCATTTCCAGAACGGCGTCTCTCCCCTGACGTTTAGCACAGCTGCCGACGAACAAGGGAAACACTACGTCATACCCAACACGAGCTGGGAAGCCCCCGATCAAGGGGAAGCCGCGGCATGGTATACCATTGAAAACGGTGCTTCCATCAAGGGCAAGCTAACCCTGCGCATCGGATCATATCCGATGGAAAGCAGTTCCCCGTTTTCGCTGGATATTCCACTGGAATAA